From the genome of Sphingobacterium kitahiroshimense, one region includes:
- a CDS encoding M64 family metallopeptidase — translation MNIRLQHFLFSFIFLFLLFPNCFAQRYAIDTLQYQGTDQKVVNLVILGDGYTQAQLMDFEEDAKRFTDYFFQTEPFRQYSNYFNVFAIKTPSLESGAVHACTASDCVHGNTDLSQYPARFNKFTKKYPVPIASPNTIFGSSFDNGGLHRLVVPQKYQVIEQVLKEHIPNYTQVVILVNSPFYGGSGGKYATATVNFMSNDIAVHEIGHSFSILADEYWAGNQYAIEGPNRSQESDPTKVPWKNWVGTQGVGVYSYGGSGSKSTWFRPHEFCKMQYLVAPFCAVCQEVFVETIHQKTNPILATLPVASKPVDADSMSVFSLKLLKPSPNTLEVKWYLNNRLIDQNIDSIYLNMGMLEVGVNQLKAIVKDTTSLVRIHSHQQHVYETVWSINNKMDCALAMPLSNWGDTLETCYNGGQVLSIKHASRGLTYNWYSEHQLTVPFATGSNVSVNNIHESTVYFVESMWQGKKSEKKRILVKVFDKVEKPKGAKVRFDKKLNKIRVTLSEKIDDRYNYLWCNENGTLLYEWDEFNGEYVSPKGNNNELLLNKSNSNSKIYVIKVNKTTTCRSEKLEILISKF, via the coding sequence ATGAATATCAGATTACAGCATTTCCTTTTTAGTTTTATATTTTTATTTCTCCTGTTTCCCAATTGTTTTGCACAGCGTTATGCGATCGATACGTTACAATATCAAGGTACTGATCAAAAGGTTGTCAACCTAGTGATCTTGGGCGATGGTTATACACAGGCGCAGTTGATGGATTTTGAAGAAGATGCCAAACGTTTCACAGATTATTTCTTTCAAACGGAACCCTTTCGTCAGTACAGTAATTACTTTAATGTATTCGCGATTAAAACACCGTCTTTAGAATCTGGAGCTGTACATGCTTGTACTGCCAGTGACTGTGTACACGGCAATACGGATTTGAGTCAATATCCAGCCCGCTTTAATAAGTTTACAAAAAAATATCCAGTTCCTATTGCATCACCTAATACCATCTTTGGAAGCAGTTTCGATAACGGAGGACTGCACCGGCTGGTGGTACCACAAAAGTATCAGGTTATCGAGCAGGTATTAAAGGAGCATATTCCCAATTATACACAAGTTGTGATTTTGGTAAACTCTCCCTTTTACGGAGGTTCTGGTGGTAAGTATGCGACAGCAACCGTTAACTTTATGAGTAATGATATTGCTGTTCATGAGATCGGTCATTCTTTTTCTATTTTAGCCGACGAATATTGGGCAGGTAATCAATATGCAATTGAAGGTCCTAATCGTAGTCAGGAGTCTGATCCGACAAAGGTTCCTTGGAAGAATTGGGTCGGGACACAAGGTGTTGGTGTATATTCTTACGGAGGATCAGGATCAAAGTCGACTTGGTTTAGACCGCATGAATTTTGTAAAATGCAATACTTAGTGGCTCCTTTTTGTGCTGTTTGTCAAGAAGTTTTTGTAGAGACCATACATCAGAAAACAAATCCAATTCTAGCTACCCTGCCAGTCGCGAGTAAACCTGTAGATGCAGATAGCATGTCTGTTTTCTCTTTAAAATTGTTAAAACCATCCCCCAATACACTTGAAGTGAAATGGTATCTTAATAATCGGTTAATTGATCAAAATATTGACTCTATTTATTTGAATATGGGTATGCTTGAAGTGGGTGTAAACCAATTAAAAGCGATTGTGAAAGATACAACTTCATTAGTTCGTATCCATTCTCATCAACAGCATGTTTATGAAACAGTATGGTCTATTAACAATAAAATGGACTGCGCACTCGCAATGCCACTTTCAAACTGGGGCGATACGCTCGAGACCTGTTATAATGGCGGACAGGTACTATCCATAAAACATGCAAGTCGTGGATTGACTTACAATTGGTATAGCGAACATCAATTAACAGTTCCTTTCGCTACTGGATCGAATGTGAGTGTCAATAATATCCATGAATCTACTGTTTATTTCGTGGAAAGTATGTGGCAGGGCAAAAAATCTGAAAAAAAGAGAATATTAGTTAAAGTTTTTGATAAAGTTGAAAAACCAAAAGGTGCGAAAGTACGATTCGATAAGAAGTTGAATAAAATACGTGTTACTTTGAGCGAAAAGATTGATGATCGTTACAATTACTTATGGTGTAACGAAAATGGTACATTATTATATGAATGGGATGAGTTTAATGGCGAATATGTTTCTCCAAAAGGAAATAACAATGAATTACTGTTAAATAAATCGAATTCAAATTCAAAAATATATGTGATAAAAGTTAATAAAACAACAACGTGCCGTAGTGAAAAGTTGGAGATTTTAATTTCAAAGTTTTAA
- a CDS encoding glycine--tRNA ligase, with product MSKQTDDFFKSIVSHSKEYGFVFQSSEIYDGLSAVYDYGQLGSELKNNLKTYWWKSMVQLHENIVGIDAAIFMHPTTWKASGHVDGFNDPMIDNKDSKKRYRADQLIEDKIARYEADGKTEKAAALLEALNVALNADDLAGLKTIIEDHNIVCPVSGTKNWTDVRQFNLMFATQMGAMADGAEQVYLRPETAQGIFVNFLNVQKTGRMKIPFGIAQIGKAFRNEVIARQFIMRMREFEQMELQFFVRPGTEMEWYNKWKETRLKWHLALGFNPDNYRYHNHDKLAHYANAAVDIEFNFPFGFKEVEGIHSRTDFDLKQHQEFSGKKMQYFDTEINQNYIPYVVETSIGLDRLFLTVLCNSLVQEDLSTPEKQDSRVVLKFPPAIAPVKAAILPLTKKDGLPEKAREIMAVLKLDYNVQYDEKDSIGKRYRRQDAIGTPICITVDHQSLEDNMVTIRHRDSMQQERVAIADLEKFVADLVGWNTLLKKVL from the coding sequence ATGAGCAAACAAACAGACGACTTCTTTAAAAGTATAGTATCCCACTCTAAGGAATATGGTTTTGTATTCCAATCAAGTGAAATATATGATGGCTTAAGTGCTGTCTATGATTATGGTCAATTAGGTTCTGAATTAAAAAATAATTTAAAGACCTATTGGTGGAAATCCATGGTGCAATTGCATGAAAACATTGTCGGTATCGATGCTGCTATCTTTATGCACCCAACGACCTGGAAAGCTTCAGGCCACGTGGACGGGTTTAATGATCCAATGATCGACAACAAAGATTCTAAGAAACGTTACCGTGCAGATCAATTGATCGAAGATAAAATAGCGCGTTACGAAGCTGATGGTAAAACTGAAAAAGCGGCTGCGCTATTAGAAGCATTGAACGTTGCCTTGAATGCTGATGATCTTGCTGGTTTAAAAACTATTATTGAAGATCACAATATCGTTTGTCCTGTTTCTGGAACTAAAAACTGGACTGATGTACGTCAGTTCAACTTGATGTTTGCTACCCAAATGGGTGCTATGGCAGATGGTGCTGAACAAGTATACTTACGTCCCGAAACTGCTCAAGGTATTTTTGTTAACTTCTTAAATGTTCAAAAAACTGGCCGCATGAAAATTCCTTTCGGAATTGCTCAAATTGGTAAAGCATTCCGTAACGAAGTTATTGCTCGTCAATTCATTATGCGTATGCGTGAATTTGAACAAATGGAATTACAATTTTTTGTTCGCCCAGGTACAGAAATGGAATGGTACAATAAATGGAAAGAAACCCGTCTTAAATGGCATTTAGCTTTAGGTTTCAACCCTGATAACTACCGTTACCACAATCACGATAAATTAGCTCATTATGCGAATGCGGCAGTAGATATTGAATTCAATTTCCCATTTGGATTTAAAGAGGTTGAAGGTATCCACTCCAGAACTGATTTTGATTTAAAACAACACCAAGAATTTTCTGGTAAAAAAATGCAATATTTTGATACAGAGATCAATCAGAACTATATCCCTTACGTAGTCGAAACTTCTATCGGTTTAGATCGTCTGTTCTTAACAGTTCTATGTAATTCATTGGTTCAAGAAGATCTTTCAACACCTGAAAAGCAAGATTCACGTGTCGTATTGAAATTCCCTCCTGCAATTGCACCTGTTAAAGCGGCCATCTTACCTTTAACAAAAAAAGATGGTCTTCCAGAAAAAGCACGTGAGATTATGGCTGTATTAAAATTGGATTACAATGTACAGTATGATGAAAAAGATTCAATTGGTAAACGATACCGTCGTCAAGATGCAATCGGTACGCCAATCTGTATCACAGTAGACCATCAGTCATTAGAAGACAATATGGTTACGATCCGTCACCGTGACTCCATGCAACAGGAACGTGTAGCAATTGCAGACTTAGAGAAATTTGTTGCTGATCTAGTTGGTTGGAACACACTTTTGAAAAAAGTATTGTAA
- the bcp gene encoding thioredoxin-dependent thiol peroxidase, with protein sequence MATLEIGQKAPAITAKNQNGESISLSDFIGTKVILYFYPKDNTPGCTTEACNFRDNYQSLKKDGFEIIGVSIDGEASHQKFINKHELPFQLLVDEDQKIVNDYGVWVEKNMYGKKYMGTARTTFVIDEQGNIAHIIKKVDNKNASQQIRDLIK encoded by the coding sequence ATGGCTACATTAGAAATAGGACAGAAAGCGCCTGCAATAACGGCTAAGAACCAAAATGGAGAAAGTATTTCTTTGTCAGATTTTATTGGAACGAAGGTGATTTTATATTTCTACCCAAAAGATAATACACCAGGTTGCACAACAGAGGCTTGCAATTTTAGAGATAATTATCAGTCTTTAAAGAAAGATGGATTTGAAATTATCGGCGTAAGTATCGATGGAGAAGCTTCTCATCAAAAGTTCATCAACAAACATGAACTTCCCTTTCAATTACTGGTTGATGAAGATCAGAAAATTGTCAATGATTATGGTGTTTGGGTAGAAAAAAACATGTACGGTAAAAAGTATATGGGAACTGCACGCACAACATTTGTTATTGATGAACAAGGAAATATTGCTCACATCATTAAAAAGGTGGACAATAAGAATGCATCTCAACAAATTCGCGATCTTATAAAATAA
- a CDS encoding M23 family metallopeptidase: protein MKKLTAIIGMFALVSNTLHAQDIIKHRQYPQNYFRPPMDIAPQASGSFGELRATHFHGGDDYRTQQKINIPVYAVADGFVSRIRVQIGGGGNSVYLDHPNGYTSVYLHLESFNNELNAFIKAEQYKQKRFDVDLFLKPGQFKLKKGQLLANSGNTGGSAGPHLHFEIRDTKQQLPFNTQLFGLTFPDGIKPIIRGVTLYDLDNPIFDENTPRRHQTVKALANGNYSLAGSSPIPVNGKFGLGINTVDRRKGISFTYGVYSIELFLDNKNISTVLFEAIPFDKTRAIHSYIDYPYWKKSNVRVQKSFKQPGNPIDIYAQLDNSGVMELKDDKVHQVRYVVKDVQGNATEINFEVQRNANYVVKNNPSNAGKYFNFLLDNIYQADNFKVTIPKNTLYDNLNFTYSEGQKPANGYSQLHRVHNKFTPVFGSYTLSIRPTADLTKELYSKALLVSTDGGAQGGKYENGLVTALVRSFGDFYVAVDTIAPTIIVRNLINNKNVSAQKQIDFTISDNLSGIQSFNAYIDGEWVLMKYDPKNRHIWHNFESTLGSGKHSFKLEVKDWKDNVRVYEASFTR from the coding sequence ATGAAAAAATTAACCGCAATAATCGGGATGTTTGCACTTGTTTCCAACACACTCCATGCACAGGATATCATCAAACATCGTCAATACCCTCAAAATTATTTTAGACCGCCTATGGATATTGCTCCGCAAGCCTCGGGTTCATTCGGAGAATTGAGAGCAACACATTTCCATGGCGGTGATGACTATCGGACGCAACAAAAAATAAATATACCAGTATATGCCGTTGCAGACGGTTTTGTTTCGCGTATCCGTGTACAGATCGGGGGTGGAGGGAATTCCGTTTACCTCGATCATCCCAATGGCTATACTTCTGTATACCTACATTTAGAAAGCTTCAATAATGAGCTCAATGCTTTTATAAAAGCAGAGCAGTATAAACAAAAACGTTTTGACGTCGACCTATTTCTAAAACCTGGTCAGTTCAAATTGAAGAAAGGACAACTTCTGGCAAACTCAGGAAATACAGGAGGATCTGCAGGTCCACATCTTCATTTTGAAATTCGCGATACAAAACAGCAGCTTCCTTTCAACACACAACTTTTTGGACTTACATTTCCAGATGGTATTAAGCCTATCATACGAGGTGTAACACTATATGATCTGGACAATCCAATTTTCGATGAAAATACACCCCGAAGGCATCAGACTGTAAAAGCATTGGCCAATGGAAATTATAGTCTTGCCGGTAGCTCACCGATTCCTGTTAATGGTAAATTTGGTTTAGGGATCAACACCGTAGATAGGCGTAAAGGAATCTCCTTTACTTACGGTGTATATTCAATAGAATTATTTTTAGATAATAAAAATATCAGTACTGTACTTTTCGAAGCTATTCCTTTTGATAAGACCCGTGCTATCCATTCCTATATCGATTATCCTTATTGGAAAAAATCAAATGTACGTGTACAAAAGAGTTTTAAGCAACCGGGAAATCCAATCGATATCTATGCACAATTGGACAACAGCGGTGTTATGGAACTTAAAGATGATAAAGTACATCAGGTTCGTTATGTTGTCAAAGATGTTCAGGGCAATGCCACAGAAATAAATTTCGAAGTGCAACGAAATGCAAACTATGTAGTCAAAAACAATCCGTCAAACGCTGGTAAATACTTCAACTTCCTACTGGACAACATTTACCAAGCAGACAATTTTAAAGTAACCATACCCAAAAATACGCTATATGACAATTTAAACTTTACTTATAGTGAAGGTCAAAAACCAGCCAACGGTTATTCTCAATTACATCGCGTCCATAATAAATTTACGCCTGTATTTGGTTCTTACACATTAAGTATTAGGCCAACTGCCGACCTGACGAAAGAACTGTACAGTAAAGCTCTTCTCGTTTCAACAGATGGTGGTGCACAGGGTGGAAAATATGAAAATGGTTTAGTAACAGCGTTGGTACGCAGTTTTGGCGACTTCTATGTAGCAGTTGATACGATAGCTCCAACCATCATAGTCCGTAATCTCATTAACAATAAAAATGTCAGTGCACAAAAGCAAATTGACTTTACCATTTCTGATAATCTATCCGGGATACAGTCATTCAATGCTTACATTGATGGCGAATGGGTGCTGATGAAATATGACCCAAAAAATCGTCATATCTGGCATAACTTCGAATCCACTTTAGGATCCGGAAAACATAGCTTTAAGCTGGAGGTCAAAGACTGGAAAGATAATGTCAGAGTTTATGAAGCAAGTTTCACCAGATAA
- a CDS encoding fumarylacetoacetate hydrolase family protein, whose product MKVIAIGRNYVDHAKELNNPIPQEPVVFMKPDTALLKDNKDFYYPEFSNDIHYEAEIVLRICKEGKHVSQKFANTYFDAIGLGIDFTARDIQQKHKEKGLPWELAKSFDGSAVISPLIPKEEIDDLKNLDFSLLKNKETVQQGNTKYLIFSYDDLIVYISKFITLRKGDLIYTGTPAGVGPVVIGDTLVGFIGEKQMFSCTIK is encoded by the coding sequence ATGAAAGTCATTGCTATAGGCCGTAACTATGTCGACCACGCTAAAGAACTGAACAACCCTATCCCACAAGAGCCTGTTGTATTCATGAAACCCGACACCGCTTTATTGAAGGATAACAAAGACTTTTATTATCCAGAGTTTTCTAACGACATTCACTACGAAGCGGAAATCGTATTACGCATCTGTAAAGAAGGAAAACATGTAAGCCAAAAATTCGCAAACACATATTTTGATGCCATCGGACTCGGTATTGACTTCACAGCGCGAGACATACAACAAAAACACAAAGAGAAGGGTCTTCCCTGGGAGTTAGCAAAATCTTTTGATGGCTCAGCTGTCATCAGCCCGTTGATTCCAAAGGAAGAGATTGATGATCTTAAAAATCTTGATTTCTCCTTGCTAAAGAACAAAGAAACCGTGCAGCAGGGAAATACAAAGTATCTGATTTTTTCATATGACGATTTGATAGTTTATATCTCCAAGTTCATTACTTTACGAAAGGGAGATCTTATTTACACAGGTACTCCTGCAGGAGTTGGTCCCGTTGTAATCGGTGATACTTTAGTTGGTTTTATTGGTGAGAAACAAATGTTTAGTTGCACCATAAAGTAA
- a CDS encoding DUF6266 family protein — translation MAIQENGPNGPFKGKVGSVYGYKLNGQNIIRGARNKNRKPPTEAMLMNQQKMKVANNFIVSVKALMQYGYRHQAPKGSIIGPFQTAQQHILKDTMELDADCQYYVNVEKVFVFRGLLSPPTGCSVERHGKMLHMKWIVNADYKDKMYKMSFALFNTKEFMQLDIGVAEVN, via the coding sequence ATGGCAATTCAAGAGAACGGTCCTAATGGACCTTTTAAAGGTAAAGTAGGTTCAGTATATGGCTATAAGCTCAATGGTCAAAATATTATTAGAGGTGCTCGAAATAAAAATAGAAAGCCTCCAACCGAAGCTATGTTAATGAATCAGCAGAAGATGAAGGTTGCGAATAATTTTATTGTATCTGTAAAAGCTTTAATGCAGTATGGCTATCGTCATCAAGCTCCAAAGGGAAGTATAATTGGACCATTTCAGACAGCGCAACAACATATCTTAAAGGACACGATGGAGCTGGATGCTGATTGCCAATATTATGTTAATGTTGAAAAAGTTTTTGTATTTAGAGGTCTGCTTTCTCCTCCGACAGGTTGTTCTGTTGAAAGGCATGGCAAAATGTTGCATATGAAATGGATCGTTAATGCCGATTATAAGGATAAAATGTACAAAATGAGCTTCGCATTATTTAACACAAAAGAATTTATGCAACTTGACATCGGTGTCGCTGAGGTTAATTAA